The Anabaena sp. WA102 genome contains a region encoding:
- a CDS encoding SDR family NAD(P)-dependent oxidoreductase, which yields MNIKRQGTVLITGAANGIGYQLARIFAHNHYNLVLVDRLEEKITKIAVDFAEEFGISVKPIIKDLSISTSPEEIFTELQESGIKVDILVNNAGFGTYGLFNETNLKTELEMLQVNLVCLTHLTKLFLKEMVKQGHGKILNVASAAAFQPGPLMAVYFATKAYILSFSEAIANELEGTGVTVTVLCPGSTASAFHERTGMADSKMLKGKNMMDAETVAQMGYDALMRGKTIVIPGFMNKLMSKCVRFIPRKIVTKIVRSMQEDK from the coding sequence ATGAACATAAAACGTCAGGGAACAGTTCTGATAACGGGTGCAGCTAATGGTATTGGTTATCAGTTAGCTCGTATTTTTGCTCATAATCATTATAATCTAGTATTGGTAGATAGACTAGAAGAAAAAATCACCAAAATAGCTGTTGATTTTGCAGAAGAATTTGGAATTTCTGTTAAACCTATTATTAAAGATTTATCTATATCTACATCTCCTGAAGAAATTTTCACAGAATTACAAGAATCTGGTATTAAAGTTGATATTCTGGTAAATAATGCCGGATTTGGTACTTATGGGTTATTTAATGAAACTAATCTCAAGACTGAATTGGAAATGTTGCAGGTAAATTTAGTTTGTCTGACCCATTTAACTAAGTTGTTTCTCAAAGAAATGGTTAAACAAGGTCATGGCAAGATATTAAATGTTGCTTCTGCGGCTGCATTTCAACCAGGTCCGTTAATGGCGGTGTATTTTGCCACTAAGGCTTATATTTTATCATTCTCAGAAGCGATCGCTAATGAATTAGAAGGTACAGGTGTCACTGTCACAGTTCTTTGTCCAGGTTCAACTGCATCTGCTTTTCATGAAAGAACCGGCATGGCAGATTCTAAAATGCTGAAGGGGAAAAATATGATGGATGCGGAAACTGTGGCTCAGATGGGCTATGATGCGTTAATGAGAGGAAAGACAATTGTTATTCCTGGGTTTATGAATAAACTGATGTCAAAATGTGTCCGGTTTATTCCTAGAAAAATTGTCACAAAAATTGTCAGAAGTATGCAAGAAGACAAGTAG